A genomic region of Candidatus Marimicrobium litorale contains the following coding sequences:
- a CDS encoding TonB-dependent receptor produces the protein MTDFMHYHRPHALLQTLTAAAVLTLLPPPHPVFASTALEEVVVTARKRQESLQETPIAITAFSADALREGQINNISDLTNNVPGLTRQEGDKRANLSIRGIGTRLSQITADPGVGVYVDSIYMPRNDSQLVDVLNMESVQVLRGPQGTLFGKNTAGGAILLTTRKPSETFEGFASVNLGDRSRQFFRFGVSGPIWQDTLSGGIQLDRRKEDGYRDDAFTGQDYGDVDRKSALGQLRYQSDVLTADLMYFYGKVEEHTSPVNCFFVQRSQLQAFTAPGQSAGYDELCERSESLLDDEKVIMDRSPLVYEITSQLGGATLAWDLNDFTVKSITGYLYQDDIDLASQDIDGTDLYTLNNAYEYRRQLAGNGIASDDETRKFFSQEFQLLGGAFDEFLEYTVGLYYSNENIDNNPGGNMIGPGGWLGATLPDGNVALSPPAISFREAVIRDFENTSAAAFGQAILNLSDTWQLTLGGRFHWEEKKAAQVNYSSDSDLASGPPLTRADFDALQNYLHPIIIDPEIPGDEGKEDWTEFNPAATLTMFAPDAWYGETFNGGIFYASAKNGFKAGGFSPFGDQFLPFDPEEVWTYELGYKLDFLSSKLRLNGALYYSDYDDIQINVTRNFPDPNGIDRTENGIANAGKATLKGGELEISAMPVEGLLLNASASYTDAEYDEFKDLAPQLDGSQLVIDRSDEDFAYIPKWTWSLIAQYEWQTELGAITPRVHGYYMGSVFIGLDPASAQTPEAYVDSYKVWNFRLAFQPLALENVELAAYVNNFTDENYFGSGVASIEGVGSVTLRPGQQRSYGVELYYTW, from the coding sequence ATGACTGACTTCATGCACTACCATCGACCACACGCCCTGCTGCAAACTCTGACGGCTGCGGCAGTGCTTACTTTACTTCCACCCCCTCATCCGGTGTTCGCAAGTACGGCATTGGAGGAAGTCGTCGTCACCGCCCGTAAACGGCAAGAGAGTTTGCAGGAAACGCCTATCGCCATTACTGCATTCAGCGCTGATGCATTGCGCGAGGGCCAAATCAACAACATCTCTGACCTGACCAACAATGTTCCGGGCCTCACTCGCCAAGAGGGAGACAAGCGCGCCAATCTCAGTATTCGCGGCATCGGTACACGTCTCAGCCAGATCACTGCTGATCCGGGTGTTGGTGTGTATGTCGACTCCATCTATATGCCGCGCAACGATTCACAGCTGGTGGACGTGTTGAATATGGAGTCGGTGCAGGTGTTGCGCGGCCCGCAGGGCACCTTGTTCGGGAAGAATACCGCTGGAGGGGCGATCCTCCTCACAACCAGGAAACCCTCGGAAACATTTGAGGGTTTCGCCAGTGTCAATTTAGGCGACCGAAGCCGACAGTTTTTTCGTTTCGGCGTGAGCGGTCCTATCTGGCAAGATACCCTCTCTGGCGGTATCCAACTGGATCGCCGCAAGGAAGACGGCTATCGCGACGATGCTTTCACGGGCCAGGACTATGGTGATGTCGACCGCAAATCTGCACTCGGTCAGCTGCGTTACCAGAGTGACGTCCTTACCGCCGACTTGATGTATTTTTACGGTAAGGTAGAAGAACACACCTCGCCGGTGAACTGCTTCTTCGTGCAACGCTCACAACTGCAAGCGTTCACTGCGCCTGGCCAATCCGCAGGCTACGATGAACTGTGCGAGCGCAGCGAAAGCCTGCTGGACGATGAGAAAGTCATTATGGACCGCTCACCTTTGGTCTATGAAATTACCAGCCAGCTAGGTGGCGCTACACTCGCCTGGGATCTGAACGACTTTACGGTGAAAAGCATCACTGGCTATTTGTACCAGGATGATATCGATCTTGCATCACAGGATATTGACGGCACAGATCTTTACACTCTCAACAATGCCTATGAGTATCGACGGCAACTGGCGGGTAATGGCATCGCGTCGGATGACGAGACCCGAAAGTTTTTCTCCCAGGAGTTCCAGTTACTCGGCGGCGCTTTCGATGAGTTTCTGGAGTATACCGTGGGTCTTTATTACTCAAACGAAAACATTGACAACAATCCGGGAGGTAACATGATTGGCCCGGGAGGGTGGCTCGGCGCGACGCTGCCAGACGGGAACGTAGCACTATCACCCCCCGCCATTTCTTTCCGCGAAGCGGTAATTCGCGATTTTGAGAACACCTCTGCCGCAGCTTTCGGGCAGGCAATACTCAATCTTTCTGATACCTGGCAACTGACCCTCGGGGGCAGGTTCCATTGGGAAGAAAAGAAAGCAGCACAGGTTAATTATAGCTCGGACAGCGATCTCGCATCGGGGCCGCCGTTAACTCGGGCAGATTTCGATGCTCTGCAGAACTATCTGCACCCCATCATCATCGATCCTGAAATCCCTGGCGACGAGGGCAAGGAGGACTGGACCGAATTCAATCCGGCCGCCACCCTGACCATGTTCGCGCCGGACGCCTGGTACGGGGAGACGTTTAACGGAGGCATTTTTTATGCCAGCGCCAAGAACGGTTTCAAGGCTGGCGGCTTCTCGCCATTTGGAGATCAGTTTCTACCCTTCGATCCGGAAGAGGTGTGGACCTACGAACTTGGCTACAAGCTCGATTTTCTCAGTAGTAAATTACGATTGAACGGTGCTCTCTATTACTCAGACTATGATGATATACAGATCAACGTCACCCGGAATTTTCCCGACCCTAATGGAATCGACCGCACCGAAAACGGTATCGCAAACGCCGGCAAGGCAACACTCAAGGGAGGGGAGTTGGAAATAAGTGCCATGCCCGTTGAAGGACTGCTCCTGAATGCCAGTGCCAGCTATACCGACGCGGAATACGACGAATTCAAAGACCTCGCCCCGCAACTCGACGGCTCCCAGCTTGTCATTGATCGTAGTGATGAGGATTTCGCCTATATTCCAAAGTGGACGTGGTCTCTCATCGCACAGTACGAGTGGCAGACCGAATTAGGGGCAATCACACCCCGGGTTCATGGCTATTATATGGGTTCAGTATTCATCGGGCTGGACCCGGCATCTGCGCAGACGCCTGAGGCCTATGTTGACTCTTACAAGGTGTGGAACTTTCGTCTGGCATTCCAGCCGCTCGCTCTGGAGAACGTAGAACTGGCAGCCTATGTAAATAATTTTACAGATGAGAACTACTTCGGTTCCGGCGTGGCCTCAATAGAAGGCGTTGGATCGGTCACTCTGCGTCCGGGACAACAGCGCTCTTATGGCGTCGAACTCTACTATACCTGGTAG
- a CDS encoding fructosamine kinase family protein: MDWQTLQHSLSAALNCRFTVRAAHAVSGGCINETFCLQDGRQRVFAKINHTNKEDLFVAEAASLIAIRAAGAITAPRPLCTGSDGAHSWLVMEFLALESQSCGDEAQLGERLAELHRHCGDTFGFHRDNYIGETRQSNERNTDWCDFFREQRLGVQLDLARRNGASGRLIDCGRRLQSEVHAFFIDYRPEPSLLHGDLWNGNTGTIAKGEPVIFDPAAYFGDREADLAMTELFGGFSERFYQSYRQSWSLDPGYETRKVLYNLYHILNHYNLFGGGYAEQAQGMIDRLLAALS, from the coding sequence ATGGACTGGCAGACACTGCAACATTCTCTTTCTGCGGCGCTGAACTGCCGGTTCACCGTCCGTGCTGCTCACGCCGTGAGCGGTGGCTGCATCAACGAGACATTCTGTCTGCAAGACGGTCGTCAGCGTGTGTTTGCAAAAATAAACCATACCAACAAGGAAGATCTGTTCGTGGCCGAGGCTGCCAGCCTGATCGCTATACGGGCAGCGGGCGCAATCACGGCCCCAAGACCCCTGTGCACCGGCAGTGACGGGGCACATAGCTGGCTGGTGATGGAATTCCTGGCCCTCGAGTCGCAATCATGCGGGGACGAGGCCCAGCTCGGAGAACGCCTGGCCGAGCTGCACCGCCACTGCGGCGATACCTTCGGGTTTCACCGCGATAACTATATTGGCGAAACCCGCCAATCCAACGAAAGAAACACTGATTGGTGCGATTTTTTCCGCGAGCAGCGGCTGGGCGTCCAGCTTGATCTCGCGCGACGAAATGGCGCGTCCGGCAGGCTTATCGACTGCGGCAGGCGCCTGCAGTCCGAGGTTCACGCCTTCTTTATCGACTACCGGCCAGAGCCATCACTGCTTCACGGTGACCTTTGGAACGGCAATACAGGCACTATCGCAAAAGGAGAGCCCGTCATCTTTGACCCTGCGGCCTATTTCGGCGACCGGGAGGCTGACCTGGCCATGACCGAGCTGTTTGGCGGTTTTAGTGAGCGGTTTTACCAGTCCTATAGGCAGTCCTGGTCACTTGATCCCGGCTACGAGACGCGTAAAGTGCTGTACAACTTGTATCACATCCTGAACCACTACAACCTGTTCGGTGGCGGTTATGCAGAACAGGCACAGGGCATGATAGACCGCCTGCTAGCAGCGCTATCCTGA
- a CDS encoding class I SAM-dependent methyltransferase, producing the protein MSCGVIYPACDGIPDLRSRDGVLTYADDDLRDARKLSAACRGISLEGVMDKLCDRPEHDDATRALRVRQILESPRRLSSQFDGWLDFCAQDSDVFLDIGCGSGGLLAEAVNRGLIAAGIDASMTMLVAAKHMIESHGGVARLACAYAEALPMESDCLGTVVMFDSIEHVSNVRETLDEARRVLKPGGHMALSTPNRFSLAAEPHVFVWGVGWLPRSWQNAYVRWRSQQDYHGTVLLSTREMARELRRHEDLVFELSVPQIPAEEIEHFTPRRASLARLYNWLAAFRLARGVLLAVGPFFQVVARRTAGSR; encoded by the coding sequence GTGTCCTGCGGTGTCATCTATCCGGCGTGCGATGGCATACCCGACTTGCGGTCTCGAGACGGCGTATTGACCTACGCAGATGATGACCTGCGCGATGCCAGAAAGCTGTCCGCGGCGTGTCGCGGCATATCGCTTGAAGGCGTTATGGATAAACTCTGCGACCGGCCGGAGCACGATGACGCAACGCGCGCTCTCCGTGTTCGGCAAATTCTGGAATCTCCGCGCCGCCTGAGCAGCCAGTTTGACGGCTGGTTGGACTTCTGCGCGCAAGATAGCGATGTTTTTCTGGATATCGGTTGCGGAAGTGGCGGCCTACTGGCGGAAGCGGTTAATCGCGGGTTGATCGCAGCAGGCATCGATGCCTCCATGACGATGCTGGTGGCGGCAAAACACATGATTGAGTCTCATGGTGGAGTGGCGCGACTGGCCTGTGCCTACGCAGAGGCGTTACCCATGGAGAGCGATTGCCTTGGCACTGTGGTGATGTTTGATTCCATCGAACACGTAAGCAATGTACGAGAGACCCTTGATGAGGCGCGGCGGGTTCTCAAGCCCGGGGGCCACATGGCGCTATCGACCCCTAACCGCTTTAGTCTGGCTGCGGAGCCCCACGTATTCGTCTGGGGCGTGGGCTGGTTGCCCCGTTCCTGGCAGAATGCTTACGTGCGATGGCGCAGTCAGCAGGACTATCACGGCACCGTGTTACTGAGCACCCGAGAAATGGCACGGGAATTGCGCCGTCATGAGGATCTGGTTTTCGAGCTGAGTGTTCCGCAGATCCCTGCCGAGGAAATCGAGCACTTTACCCCGCGTCGCGCCTCACTCGCGCGACTTTACAACTGGCTGGCAGCCTTTCGACTCGCCCGTGGTGTTCTGCTTGCGGTTGGGCCATTCTTTCAGGTTGTGGCGCGTCGCACCGCCGGGTCGAGGTAG